In a genomic window of Punica granatum isolate Tunisia-2019 chromosome 6, ASM765513v2, whole genome shotgun sequence:
- the LOC116209821 gene encoding 17.3 kDa class I heat shock protein-like, whose translation MSLIPSWFGGRRSNVFDPFSLDLWDPLKDFPFPNSTSLSANFGENSAFVNTRIDWKETPEAHVFKADLPGLKKEEVKVEVEDDRVLQISGERNVAKEDKNDTWHRVERSSGKFLRRFRLPENARMDQVKASMENGVLTVTVPKVEEKKPEVKAIEISG comes from the coding sequence ATGTCGCTGATTCCGAGCTGGTTCGGTGGGCGAAGGAGCAATGTCTTCGACCCCTTCTCCCTCGACCTCTGGGACCCCTTGAAGGACTTCCCTTTCCCTAACAGCACCTCCCTCTCGGCTAATTTCGGGGAGAACTCGGCGTTCGTGAACACGAGGATCGACTGGAAGGAGACCCCGGAGGCGCACGTGTTCAAGGCGGACCTGCCGGGGCTGAAGAAGGAGGAGGTGAAGGTCGAGGTCGAGGATGATCGGGTTCTCCAGATCAGCGGTGAGAGGAATGTCGCGAAGGAGGACAAGAACGATACTTGGCACCGTGTGGAGCGGAGCTCCGGCAAGTTCTTGAGGAGGTTCAGGCTGCCCGAGAATGCAAGGATGGATCAGGTCAAGGCCTCCATGGAGAATGGGGTGCTCACCGTCACCGTCCCCAAGGTCGAAGAGAAGAAGCCAGAGGTTAAGGCCATTGAGATCTCGGGTTGA